One Mercurialis annua linkage group LG3, ddMerAnnu1.2, whole genome shotgun sequence DNA window includes the following coding sequences:
- the LOC126671627 gene encoding dof zinc finger protein DOF1.5 isoform X1 encodes MAKIHEEGIKLFGTKITLQQLNKEDQNKENSTLDKRPDKIVPCPRCKSMDTKFCYFNNYNVNQPRHFCKGCQRYWTAGGALRNVPVGAGRRKAKPPGSDEIGGFPDGCLYDGSGGGLQQFEIEGGVVVEEWHAATHGGSRHVFPVKRRRINTVEHEAQ; translated from the exons ATGGCTAAAATTCATGAAGAAGGTATAAAGCTCTTTGGAACAAAAATTACTTTGCAACAACTTAACAAAGAAgatcaaaataaagaaaattcaacCCTAGATAAAAGGCCAGACAAGATTGTCCCATGCCCTAGATGCAAGAGTATGGACACTAAATTTTGTTACTTCAACAACTATAATGTCAATCAACCTAGACACTTTTGCAAGGGCTGCCAGAGATACTGGACGGCCGGTGGCGCTCTCCGTAATGTTCCGGTTGGTGCTGGTCGCCGGAAAGCCAAGCCGCCCGGTAGTGATGAGATTGGAGGGTTTCCTGATGGGTGCTTGTATGATGGGTCCGGCGGTGGACTACAACAATTTGAAATTGAAGGTGGGGTGGTGGTTGAGGAGTGGCATGCTGCCACCCATGGAGGTTCCCGGCATGTTTTTCCGGTGAAGAGGAGGAGAATCAATACAG TTGAACATGAAGCTCAATGA
- the LOC126671627 gene encoding dof zinc finger protein DOF1.5 isoform X2, translating into MAKIHEEGIKLFGTKITLQQLNKEDQNKENSTLDKRPDKIVPCPRCKSMDTKFCYFNNYNVNQPRHFCKGCQRYWTAGGALRNVPVGAGRRKAKPPGSDEIGGFPDGCLYDGSGGGLQQFEIEGGVVVEEWHAATHGGSRHVFPVKRRRINTGYIY; encoded by the exons ATGGCTAAAATTCATGAAGAAGGTATAAAGCTCTTTGGAACAAAAATTACTTTGCAACAACTTAACAAAGAAgatcaaaataaagaaaattcaacCCTAGATAAAAGGCCAGACAAGATTGTCCCATGCCCTAGATGCAAGAGTATGGACACTAAATTTTGTTACTTCAACAACTATAATGTCAATCAACCTAGACACTTTTGCAAGGGCTGCCAGAGATACTGGACGGCCGGTGGCGCTCTCCGTAATGTTCCGGTTGGTGCTGGTCGCCGGAAAGCCAAGCCGCCCGGTAGTGATGAGATTGGAGGGTTTCCTGATGGGTGCTTGTATGATGGGTCCGGCGGTGGACTACAACAATTTGAAATTGAAGGTGGGGTGGTGGTTGAGGAGTGGCATGCTGCCACCCATGGAGGTTCCCGGCATGTTTTTCCGGTGAAGAGGAGGAGAATCAATACAG GTTATATATATTGA